The DNA window CACAGGCTAAGCGGTAGGAGACGAAGCCACACATGAGCGGGCCAAGCGCACCAATGAGACTTAAAAGCGCATACCGCCGAGCTGAGTGGCACCATAACCTGGACGTTGGTTCGTAAAATGTTTAGCTTTTTCTCTTAATCACAGCAGAAATGGACATGTAAGCTGCAGCGGGCTCAACTGCAACAGACGCAACAGCCAAGCCACTCAAAACCCCTGCATTCAACACAACTACCAATGCACAAGCAGCCCCCTCTATGCGAATACAAAATTGTAGAAAACCACTAGAAAACCAAGCTTACAGCGATGAAGTAGGGCACTGCGATCGCGCTGGTGGCGGTTCTGACACATCTGCAACACGGTAAAGCAACAGTCGACAAACAAATAGTACACACGTACTTGAAGGAGCTGTGCGAAATCGGCGCAGATGGCGAAAAACTCGGTAGCAGAGCACAACATACACTAAAGGCGCCTGCACAAGCGGCTAGCCAGGAACTACGAGGGCTACTACAGACAATGGTTTTTCTAGAAAGCGGCAACACCACACTCTCTGGGCCAGCGACGCAAACCACGCTCGACTACACGGCCCGATCCTTGTCAAAACATCTAGCATACTACGATTCGCAAGAGGCCAGCCAAGAACTGACTTCCGTACTAGACGGCGGTCGGCTGCAAGGCGCAATACGGGAGTTTGTAACGACTGCTGCGGCCGTATCAGGCAGCAACAAAAGCTGCCTGCAAGACAGCGACACAGCCAGTAACGGTGTGCAAGGCGTAGCAGCGCTCGAGAAGCAAGAACCGTTGTGCAAAATAAACCCAGCGGCAACCAACACCGGCGACCAGACTTCGTAGCCCTCAGACCCAACGGCTTTGCAAGCTACCTCGCAAATGCCGTGGACCACGCAACGTTGGCAACAGGCAGCGGCAACCAATGTGACATGAATTCCGACGCTGCAAACCACAAGTGGCTCAACGACGGCACTGGCGTGGACATTAGCAGGAACAACCCAACAGTGGCGGCGGGCTTGATCCAGATCACAGCAACTAACGGGCTTGCAGGAGAAGGCGGTAAGAAGTCAGTAAATGGCGGAAAAGCGCCTCTAGTTGCCGCGGTGCTAAGGCATGTGCAGCGGACCACAAGCCCGTTGCAAACCGCAACGCAGACCACGGTAGCCGACGCAGCACAGCGAGACGACTACAAAAACGCAGCAGGGAGATATTTGTTCGGCCTTGAAAGCTCAGACTGTAAAAGAGACAGCGAACTTCCGACCGCGACCAAGACAAGCTACAATGCAAGCGATCGACCGGACAAACTGCTTCTTCAAGACATAAACGACATGCCCATCACAGGCATACTAAAGAAAAGTCCCAACTTGAAGAAACTTGGTAATGACACTGACATAAACCAACTGTTGGAGCCGTGCTTCTACTCGGagttgaagaaacagaaactaGCGAATACCGAGAAAAAACTTcaagaagcagcagccaagACGAGTACAAAATcagcagaagaaaaggagaaggagtgcAATACCAAAGGCAACGACAAGCAAGAAGAGTGTAAAAAACTAGCTAAAGATGGGTGCGTTTTTAACAAAGACGGCAAAGATGGTGAAAAGTGCACGTTAACGAAAGAAGCCACACAAAAAGCGGCAGAGCAAGAAAACCAAGAAACAGGAGGGAATGATGGGAAACTGTTTGCTCTACACACCAGGATCAGACATCttgtgaaaaagagaatgaagGACTGCCAGCTTCTGCCCCTCGTAAATGTGGTTGGATAACTTTTACAGACAACGAGGGTAAAATTCCCAGACCTGACTGCCTtccttccagttttctcgtcaataagaaattggctctcATAGCAGctgcttttatgagttttgtgttattttagCATTCTAAggatttttgctcaattttatgaaatttataaaaattatgaaatttaaTATTTTGAGAGTATTTTATTAAATTGTTAAactttgatatattttacaACTTTTGTAAAAATTTGAAATTTCGGTATTGTTGTGGCCCACTGGTGTAAAGCAGTTAAGTGTTAGGGCATGAAAAATAAGCGATGttctaattttgtttactttatgGATATTAGATAGTGTTAGAATGGTAATGTTTTTTATGAGAGttatgagtgtgtatatacgaatattataattatagtgACGCAGTCCGAGATGAAAATTGAAATAGAGGTAATTAAAATAATAGAAACGATTTTCTAGGAGTGAGTGAATGAATGCGACATTAGATGAGAGAGTATGagtaatattattattaaagacAAGGCAGACGGAAAGAGAGATAGAGTATGAGCGGGTTACAGCACAAGCATTATAATATGCATAATCATACACAAGATGATGCAGGGAAAATGGGGGGCAGGCAAAATCCAGTTTCCAAGACAATGGCGTCGCTAGACCTAGTGCAAAGAAGTAGTGATACAAGactgaaaagaaagtaagaaAGTAGGGAATGCGGGACAACACAGAAGAGATAATGCATCAGGAGGAACAGGAGCCGCCGAGAGTGCCCCGAATTTCACTCACGAATAGATAGAAACATCGGCAGAGATAGGGCTGACtgtgttttttattgcaTTAGTAAATCCAGATTTTAAGCGGCACCTCCATGTGGCAGCGGTTCGTAAAATAAATGTTAATTGTTGGCTCTGATGAAATAGTGGGGCAGCTTGTAGGGGGACTTTGTTGATTGATAGAATAACAGTGTTAGAGTATTATAAATGGCTACAAAATAAAGTTGGGGTTATGAAGGTCCCGTTGTTACAGAGGTTGCAACAGCACACAATGAGAAGGACTGCCCAACGGCCAGGCAGCCTCTCCGCAGAGCGGCCTTTGTGCTAACAGGAGGTGCACTCGTCAGCGGCTATCCAAAGACCTTTCATTTCTTCGCCAAGTGTGGGAGCTCTTTAACACTCAATGCTAACAGTAGCTGGCGGATGCAGCAGCCCCATGCTCTCTTTTAACTTCATAGCACTCCCTAAGCACTGTTTATCAAAACGTCCCGCCGTGCCAACCTTCAGTGGTTCGACCAAGCTTAAATGTCACGGCAATCAACGCAACGCGCTGTAGCAGCCGCACTGACGCTGCTTCTAGGCTCCGTAGAGGCGGCCCAAGATGCAAATGCAAAAGAACACAGCATACTGTGCAGGCTGCTGTCCGTGGCGGCAATAGAGCCAGAACCAAAAACATTGTCACCAGATGCAAGCGCGCTAGTAGCGACACTGGAGGAATTAAACTTCTCAAACAGCGACGCCAACTGGACATCAAACTTCGATTTTGCCGCAATGACCGCCAAACCAGATGAATTGCCTCAAAAATTTAGGAAAGCACCGTATCCCCCAATGTGGACAACGATGTGGCCGAAATGGTACGCCGCAGGCAAACGGGCCGGCGAGGCTAAGGTCGGCACCGCTAGAAACAGCGATTACCCAGCCATAAACGACgggaggcaaaaaaaacaggctCACAGTCAAATATCCGCGCTTCTTGACAGGGCGCTTTCATTGAAATCAAAGATAGACAACCTCAAAGGAGCGGACGGCACGTTCGGCATGACCACAGTAAGATCCCACCTTCAAGCAGCGGCCTACGGCAAGCCAGAGGCCAACAAGCCGACAACGCCAGACGGCATCCACGCACTGGCCAACTGGGACTCGGCATGCGGCAAATCAAACGTGGGCAAAAGCCTAGCAAGCGACATGATGTGCCTTTGCCACGGTACAGGTGTAACACCGCAAGACTGCGGGCTGACTGTAACGGCTGTCCAGTGGAACGCAGCCAAAACCATCGATGAGCCGTGGAATCCACTCAAAACATCTTGCCCATGCGGCAAACCAGGCGAACTGACAGACGCAGTAGTTGAAGCGGCAGTGACGGACTTTACAAGGGCCCTGAAGGAAACCTCCACCGGTGGCGAAAAAGTGCTACACTTCGGCGATAACTCCGGCACAGGGTGCAATGGAGCAGACACCAAACTTTGCATAGATTACAGCGACTTCTTCAAAAAAGGAGGCGATAGCGGAGTAAGCAAGATAAAGTGGGCAGCCGAGCTTCGGCTGGCAGCAGGGCTAGCAAAGCAGACCGAAACCAGGCTGCAGCAAGCGCAGACACTGGCCCTGCTTGTAGAAGCACTCAGCgaggaagcaaaaagcgTTTATACAGCTGCCGCCCAAAACAGGTTAGTGCCACCAGCTGAAGCGGAACACCAAGCGGATGCCAGCAGGCACCGTGATCAGACGCAGGGCATTACCGgcgaaaaaaagcaagaaattACATGCcaggaggaaaataacaaggataaaagcaacagcaaggccggatgcaaatataatgacAAAGATAGAAAATGCGAGGAAGATCCTGCAAAAGctacagcaacagcagcaccaaacacaaacagcacagGAGACAATTCTTTTCTCATTaacaaggcccctctttggcttgcatttttgcttctataaAACTTTTAGGATTTTTGctgtttgatatattttaacacctaaatTCACCGAAAAAATTGAACTGTATTTGTAAAAAATTCTGAGTCTGTAaaaatttttgcttttctgatacctaaaatttttttccttttcccgttgaatttttttattttgtgcaGGTAGGTGGGTGATTAGTTAGGTTAGTTAGGGAGGGTTTCCCTACTTAGGCTTAGGATTAGGATTAGGCTTAGGGTTAGGATTAGGATTAGGGTTATTCGGTTAGGGttaattttcctctcttcctgcTAATTAATTTTCTCATTCCAGTTTTTCTAGTCTTttagtgatgcagcggctccattttttttacaccactttgctgtttttatttttttaaaagtgatGCAGCAGCTTTTTTGTTATGCGAACCCTAACCCTCAACACCTTAACCCGAACCCGAAACTTAGGCGCTCGTGTggctaaaaaaaatgtgtgtcgcaaaaaaaagtggggggttgcaaaaaaaaagaagttaaagaaaaaaatgcaaaatctAACCCGGAGTTCGAAATTTAAAAATCTCAAAACTCTCAAAAACTTTAAAATCTAAAAATCTAAAAAAcgataatttaaaaaaataaagatttaaaaagaacCGAAAAAatccaaacagaaaaaaggaaaaaagcgaaaaaaaataaagcaaaaagatgaattaaaaaaatatgagcTAAAAAAGccgaaataaaaaaataatgccgCGAcagggaacaaaaaaatcaaaaataacaaattaaaattcaaaaattcggaaaattttaaaaaaaatgaaaaaattttttaaaaaaccaaaaacctCGCAAAATCcgaaaactaaaaaaaaggattagaaaaaattttttaaatctaaaaacattgaaaacaaaaaaactgcggtgacaaaaaaaacgaaaaaccaagaaggcaaaaaagagtCACTGGTGGGgtgcaaaaaatatataaattcaaatttaaaaagtcgcaaaatttaaaaaataaaatcatgcaaaaaaaagaagggtaaAAAAGGGTTGCTGAAAGACGCGCTAAAAAAAATTCGCGCACTCCCAAAAAACgtaaaaatgtaaaaaaaaatgcaatgtCGCGACGGGGATCAAAatatttttataaatttaaaGATTGGATATGCGTGCGCGGGGGAgtgggggggaggagggttagGGTCCGCATAATAAaggagccgctgcatcactaaaaaaatacaaatttttaaaaatcgaaaaactcaagaaaaaaaacaaaaattaaaaaaggtttaaaaaactttaaaaaaactttaaaaaatttaaaaaaacgctggcgcaaagaaaaaagagccTGTGCATTACTGTGgagccaaaaacaaaattattGGAGCAATTAAGGACGCAGCTGCggggtaaaaaagaaaaaggaaaaaagtaaccCTAACCgaataaccctaaccctaaccctaaccctaacccgctaacccgaaacaccctaaccctaacccgctaacccgaaacaccctaaccctaacccgctaacccgaaacaccctaaccctaacccgctaacccgaaacaccctaaccctaagCCTAAGCCTACCTAACCCCCCTCCACCTACCTaactaccccccccccattccTACCTAGGTACCTACAAAAACTCtaaaaaaacgggaaaagaaggaaaaaaattttattcgccagaaaaacaaatgttTTTACAGAATCAAATATTTTTACAAAcaatcaacaaaaaacactcaGCTGAttttaggtgttaaaatatatcagaagtTTTCAAGTAGCaaggaaaattttaaaa is part of the Trypanosoma brucei brucei TREU927 chromosome 11 chr11_scaffold02 genomic scaffold, whole genome shotgun sequence genome and encodes:
- a CDS encoding variant surface glycoprotein, producing MSRQSTQRAVAAALTLLLGSVEAAQDANAKEHSILCRLLSVAAIEPEPKTLSPDASALVATLEELNFSNSDANWTSNFDFAAMTAKPDELPQKFRKAPYPPMWTTMWPKWYAAGKRAGEAKVGTARNSDYPAINDGRQKKQAHSQISALLDRALSLKSKIDNLKGADGTFGMTTVRSHLQAAAYGKPEANKPTTPDGIHALANWDSACGKSNVGKSLASDMMCLCHGTGVTPQDCGLTVTAVQWNAAKTIDEPWNPLKTSCPCGKPGELTDAVVEAAVTDFTRALKETSTGGEKVLHFGDNSGTGCNGADTKLCIDYSDFFKKGGDSGVSKIKWAAELRLAAGLAKQTETRLQQAQTLALLVEALSEEAKSVYTAAAQNRLVPPAEAEHQADASRHRDQTQGITGEKKQEITCQEENNKDKSNSKAGCKYNDKDRKCEEDPAKATATAAPNTNSTGDNSFLINKAPLWLAFLLL